From a single Thermogemmatispora onikobensis genomic region:
- a CDS encoding peptidoglycan D,D-transpeptidase FtsI family protein — MSTEVRRARARQMLIFLLVCVGMLALLGRLYYWQIVEAYSGHKLALLASQEHIHDQVLTASRGLIYDANGLVLATNVVRDDVYIEPVQFSEDHPDDLQAALSQTLTALHSVLPTLSVAETRRAFMEALTANRWSLLIARAISPQQSERLRELALPAVFLAPQTERIYPQGDLAAQVLGYVGYVSGSASLQGVYGIEAQYNSLLAGKPGSLTAERDLYGNPLVVGASSEEPPVPGANLTLTIDSTIQYFVQTQLAATVKQLGAQGGTVVVLDAQTGAVVAMAGYPGYDPNQYGRYADQTGCLHSEEVYLNPALYCAYEPGSTLKAVTMAAALDQGLITPNTAIYDRGYLTFNDGTPMVTNWQNQAWGRETMTEVLVHSANVGAAYVAHDLLGPTRYYPYLARFGFGQRTGIDSPEATGFYRRPGSPGWTPSDLARQAFGQSILATPLQVALAYQAIANDGLMMRPYLVSAIEANGHVTRTQPQVVRRVISSKAAHELTSMLEVAAIDGSAQRALVPGYTVAAKTGTATTQGISEDQTEASVAGFLPASHPRFVILVKLDRPQASIYGGTAAAPLWKTIAQELMWYYHVPPDQSQ; from the coding sequence ATGAGCACGGAGGTTCGCCGCGCGCGCGCCCGGCAAATGCTCATCTTCTTGCTGGTCTGCGTTGGCATGCTTGCCCTGCTTGGACGACTCTACTACTGGCAGATCGTCGAGGCCTACAGTGGTCACAAGCTAGCGCTACTGGCCAGCCAGGAGCACATTCATGATCAGGTCCTGACCGCCTCGCGCGGCCTCATCTACGATGCCAACGGCCTGGTGCTTGCAACCAATGTGGTGCGCGACGACGTCTATATCGAGCCGGTTCAGTTCTCCGAGGACCACCCCGATGATCTGCAGGCGGCCCTCTCACAAACCCTGACGGCTCTGCATAGCGTGCTGCCTACGCTCTCCGTTGCCGAGACTCGCCGCGCCTTTATGGAGGCCCTTACCGCCAACCGCTGGTCACTGCTCATCGCCCGCGCGATCTCCCCACAACAGAGTGAGCGCCTCCGTGAGCTGGCCCTGCCCGCGGTCTTCCTGGCCCCTCAGACTGAGCGCATCTATCCCCAGGGAGATCTGGCCGCCCAGGTGCTCGGCTACGTGGGCTACGTCAGCGGCAGTGCGTCCCTGCAGGGCGTCTATGGAATCGAGGCCCAATATAATAGCCTGCTGGCCGGCAAGCCAGGCAGTCTGACTGCTGAGCGCGATCTCTATGGTAATCCCTTGGTGGTCGGCGCCAGCTCGGAAGAGCCACCCGTGCCCGGCGCTAATCTGACGCTGACCATCGATAGCACGATCCAGTACTTTGTGCAGACGCAGCTGGCCGCAACCGTCAAGCAGCTCGGCGCTCAGGGCGGCACCGTGGTGGTGCTCGATGCCCAGACCGGGGCCGTGGTGGCAATGGCCGGCTACCCAGGCTATGACCCGAATCAGTACGGACGCTACGCCGACCAGACTGGTTGCCTCCACAGCGAGGAGGTCTATCTGAATCCGGCTCTCTACTGCGCCTATGAACCTGGTTCGACCTTGAAGGCCGTGACGATGGCGGCAGCCCTCGATCAGGGCCTGATTACGCCCAATACGGCAATCTATGATCGCGGCTATCTGACGTTCAACGATGGGACGCCTATGGTGACAAACTGGCAGAACCAGGCCTGGGGACGCGAGACGATGACCGAGGTGCTGGTCCATTCGGCCAATGTCGGGGCCGCCTACGTGGCCCACGACCTGCTCGGTCCCACTCGCTATTATCCCTATCTGGCTCGCTTCGGCTTCGGTCAGCGCACCGGTATCGATAGCCCCGAGGCCACCGGCTTCTACCGCCGCCCCGGCTCGCCCGGCTGGACACCCAGCGATCTGGCCCGCCAGGCCTTCGGCCAGAGTATCCTGGCGACGCCCTTGCAGGTGGCTCTGGCCTACCAGGCCATTGCCAACGACGGCCTGATGATGCGCCCGTACCTGGTCTCCGCTATCGAGGCCAATGGCCATGTGACCAGAACTCAGCCCCAGGTCGTGCGCCGCGTCATTAGCAGTAAAGCGGCCCATGAGTTGACCAGTATGCTGGAGGTGGCGGCGATCGATGGCTCCGCTCAGCGCGCCCTCGTCCCGGGCTATACGGTCGCCGCGAAAACCGGCACCGCCACCACGCAGGGGATCTCGGAGGACCAGACCGAGGCTTCGGTCGCGGGCTTCTTGCCCGCCTCCCATCCCCGCTTCGTGATTCTGGTGAAGCTGGATCGCCCCCAGGCCAGTATCTACGGCGGGACCGCCGCCGCTCCTCTGTGGAAGACCATCGCTCAGGAGCTGATGTGGTACTACCATGTCCCGCCCGATCAGTCGCAGTGA
- the rsmH gene encoding 16S rRNA (cytosine(1402)-N(4))-methyltransferase RsmH produces MPVLLEEVVRFLQPQAGGHYIDGTLGEGGHTEAILERSAPDGRVLGIDLDPEALDRVARRLSRYVKSGRLLLAQGNFADLERIAAAHAFGPVQGILLDLGFSSLQLSNPRRGLSFTVEGPLDMRLDPEQPLSAADLVNRADEQELADIFYRYGEERHARQIARRIVRERGQAPISTTRRLAEIVTAAIAAVRQGPPRDGIHPATRVFMALRIAVNRELENLERALPQMLSLLSCGTPGERGPAGRMVVIAFHSLEDRIVKDFMKREATDCLCPPRTPVCVCGHRARLRLLTPKPVQPTAEEVRANPRSRSARLRAAERLADSPA; encoded by the coding sequence ATGCCAGTGCTGCTGGAAGAGGTGGTACGGTTTCTTCAACCGCAAGCGGGCGGTCATTATATTGATGGGACATTAGGTGAAGGTGGTCATACAGAGGCGATTCTTGAACGCTCGGCTCCCGATGGCAGAGTTCTGGGTATCGATCTCGACCCCGAGGCGCTGGACCGTGTAGCGCGGCGCCTCTCCAGGTATGTGAAAAGTGGACGCCTGCTTTTGGCGCAAGGCAACTTTGCCGACCTCGAACGCATTGCTGCAGCACACGCTTTCGGGCCGGTCCAGGGGATTCTCCTCGACCTGGGGTTCTCGTCTCTGCAGCTTTCAAACCCGCGGCGCGGCCTCTCTTTTACTGTGGAAGGGCCTCTGGATATGCGGCTCGATCCGGAGCAGCCGCTCTCCGCTGCCGACCTTGTGAACCGGGCCGATGAGCAGGAACTGGCCGACATCTTTTACCGCTATGGCGAAGAGCGCCATGCCCGCCAGATTGCCCGGCGCATCGTGCGTGAACGTGGGCAGGCGCCCATCAGCACTACACGCCGGCTGGCTGAAATCGTGACAGCGGCCATCGCTGCCGTGCGTCAAGGACCCCCCCGCGATGGCATCCATCCAGCGACGCGCGTCTTTATGGCTCTGCGTATTGCCGTCAATCGCGAGCTGGAGAATCTGGAGCGAGCCTTGCCGCAGATGCTGAGTCTGCTCAGCTGCGGCACCCCGGGCGAGCGTGGCCCGGCGGGCAGGATGGTCGTAATTGCTTTTCATTCGCTAGAAGATCGCATTGTGAAGGATTTTATGAAGCGCGAGGCGACAGACTGCCTTTGTCCCCCACGGACGCCTGTCTGTGTCTGTGGCCATCGTGCGCGGCTACGCCTGCTTACTCCCAAGCCGGTACAGCCGACGGCTGAGGAGGTGCGTGCCAACCCGCGTTCGCGTAGCGCCCGCCTGCGCGCCGCCGAACGCCTGGCAGACTCACCTGCCTGA
- the mraZ gene encoding division/cell wall cluster transcriptional repressor MraZ encodes MFLGEYEHTIDSKGRMAVPARFRAQMGRGAVISKGMGTCLSVYPMQRWEEKSAELVAGRNSDELRDFERRIYPSASEVELDAQGRIVIPAKLRAYARLGTEVTVAGVRDHFEIWDRAIWRAYQEKLEAEGDKIPF; translated from the coding sequence ATGTTTCTTGGTGAATATGAACATACGATAGACTCGAAAGGGCGCATGGCTGTGCCGGCGCGTTTTCGGGCTCAGATGGGGCGAGGAGCCGTGATCAGCAAGGGGATGGGGACCTGTCTGTCAGTCTATCCGATGCAACGCTGGGAAGAGAAATCGGCGGAGCTGGTGGCGGGCAGGAACAGCGATGAGCTGCGCGACTTCGAGCGTCGCATCTATCCCAGCGCCAGCGAAGTTGAGCTAGATGCTCAAGGACGGATTGTGATCCCGGCCAAGCTGCGAGCCTATGCCAGGCTTGGCACGGAAGTTACCGTAGCCGGCGTGCGAGATCACTTTGAAATTTGGGATCGCGCCATCTGGCGAGCCTATCAAGAGAAGCTGGAAGCCGAAGGGGACAAAATTCCTTTTTAG
- a CDS encoding alpha/beta hydrolase: protein MPLDPSLRAYLDGLAAMNVPPISALKPQVAREAIAAQLATAQVKEPVAHVEDRRIPGPAGEIPIRVYRPAGAGPFPLLVFFHGGGWVICNLDTHDGLCRSLANGAGCVVVSVDYRLAPEHKFPAAPEDCYAATRWVAEHAAELNGDARRLAVGGDSAGGNLTAVVTHLAREQGGPPLVFQLLIYPATDFTADTPSRRENGQGYNLTLDDMLWFANQYLNSPEEVRNPLVSPMLREDLRGLPPALVITAEYDPLRDEGERYGERLREAGVPVTIHRYEGMIHGFLTPPIPLRQAQDAIAECCQALRQAFGL, encoded by the coding sequence ATGCCTCTCGATCCGAGTTTGCGCGCTTATCTTGACGGGTTGGCGGCCATGAATGTGCCGCCGATCAGCGCTTTGAAGCCCCAGGTGGCGCGCGAGGCCATCGCTGCCCAGCTGGCCACAGCCCAGGTGAAGGAGCCGGTGGCCCATGTTGAGGATCGGCGTATCCCTGGTCCCGCAGGAGAGATACCTATCCGTGTCTACAGGCCCGCGGGGGCTGGTCCGTTCCCGTTGCTGGTCTTCTTCCACGGCGGCGGCTGGGTAATCTGCAATCTCGACACGCACGATGGTCTCTGTCGCAGTCTGGCCAATGGCGCGGGTTGCGTGGTGGTCTCGGTCGACTATCGGCTGGCTCCTGAGCATAAGTTTCCTGCGGCGCCCGAGGATTGCTACGCAGCAACGCGCTGGGTGGCTGAGCATGCGGCGGAGCTGAACGGAGATGCCCGGCGCCTGGCCGTCGGGGGCGATAGCGCTGGTGGCAATCTGACGGCGGTGGTGACGCACCTGGCGCGCGAGCAGGGCGGGCCTCCCCTGGTTTTTCAGCTCTTGATCTATCCGGCGACGGACTTTACAGCGGATACACCGTCGCGCCGCGAGAATGGCCAGGGCTATAATCTGACGCTCGATGATATGCTGTGGTTCGCCAATCAGTACTTGAACAGTCCCGAGGAGGTGCGCAATCCGCTGGTCTCGCCGATGCTGCGCGAAGATCTGCGTGGACTGCCCCCGGCGTTGGTGATTACCGCCGAGTATGATCCGCTGCGCGATGAGGGTGAGCGGTACGGGGAGCGCCTGCGCGAGGCCGGGGTACCGGTGACAATCCATCGCTATGAGGGGATGATCCACGGCTTTCTTACGCCGCCCATTCCTCTGAGGCAGGCCCAGGATGCGATCGCCGAATGTTGCCAGGCGCTGCGCCAAGCCTTCGGCCTGTAG